One segment of Paenibacillus rhizovicinus DNA contains the following:
- a CDS encoding glycosyl hydrolase family 95 catalytic domain-containing protein has protein sequence MKRFARRFRKGLLPLLSLSLISSIASFAGTAAASATTESFNTATGAMNVDYAGYLSKHDVVFNAPVTDPKSGLTVGNGKVGAMVWNAATGLTMQVSGADASEEGFASGGLVNLTTSPGMDTGYSSFQERLSLYDGLVTTKYDNNRTVTILGSPNSEVLGIHVDDSRTGVSNVALDLSLWDVTGFGGGDVPDITTWRTVSAFADATTVGLSRGQTDANHFGYTLAATVEGAGFTTQTVSGSKVRLNITPSSSYTIWISCASRLNAPNYDSVSQAKSQLNAVKGTGYSTTLTNYKNWWHAFWAKSFVQYSNAAGDADYLENIYYLGTYMIAAGGYGNYPFHFINGVFSAVKDDDSSKWSNAYWYWNQRDIYNSFLASNHADMMNVFNNMYSRNFSALKSYTMTRYGIDGIWVPETMGWNGSAAGTIGSDFVNDIYSTGAEAALNMYAQYKYTNDSAYLSGTAYPFMKEVAKFYAGKLTLNSSTGKYEMASSNAHETYWDVQNAITDLAAVRSLFPKVIQSSQTLGLDGTLRAQWQNILDNLASYPVDPSDPNKYFPHTPPASTIRNGENIVLELLWPYSVSGIGASDYQKLVNNFNSRIFTYGAIWDPGAIQAARLGLGDSAFQGMKTMLQRYQTLPNGRTNDSNGEFEYLGVHLSAVNESLLQSYNDKIRVFPALPSDTNFNAKFTLLASGGFQVSAEKESNEIKYVGIKSLYGNPATVVNPWGTQQVQVRRASDNAIIMTSSSAELSFNTAANTVYVVERTAKPLSSYTYTSLTGTANQGAKALGGTASVLGSSASSGGTGGLVNDDASAGFAYGSGWNNSDGRGLGDYNDDIHYAVTNGATAEYTFTGTGIDYYSEKNSDMGNVDVYIDNAFKANVNLNVSGSRQVQQVVYSITGLASGSHTIRIVSKTAQVASIDAFKVYTAGSGGGSGSAAPIGSTITMKAMANGLFVTADNAGADPLIANRTAAGPWEQFVVTDAGSGKIALQAVANSKYVTASNGGAGSLIASATTIGSAERFTWVANSDNTFSLQAAANGQYVCADNAGANPLIANRATIGVWEKFQL, from the coding sequence ATGAAACGCTTTGCACGAAGGTTCAGGAAAGGGTTGCTGCCGCTGCTCAGCTTAAGCTTGATTAGCTCGATCGCAAGCTTCGCGGGTACCGCGGCGGCCAGCGCGACAACGGAATCGTTCAATACGGCCACGGGTGCAATGAACGTGGATTACGCAGGATATCTGTCCAAGCATGATGTCGTGTTCAACGCGCCTGTCACGGATCCCAAAAGCGGATTGACCGTGGGCAACGGCAAGGTGGGGGCGATGGTATGGAACGCGGCCACGGGGCTTACGATGCAGGTCTCCGGCGCGGACGCTTCGGAGGAAGGCTTTGCATCGGGAGGACTGGTCAATCTCACGACAAGCCCCGGGATGGACACGGGGTACTCCTCGTTCCAGGAGCGTCTGTCGTTATACGACGGCCTCGTGACGACCAAGTACGATAACAACCGGACCGTTACGATTCTCGGGTCGCCGAATTCGGAGGTCCTCGGCATTCACGTGGACGACAGCCGCACGGGCGTATCGAACGTTGCGCTGGATTTAAGCCTGTGGGACGTAACCGGTTTCGGCGGAGGCGACGTGCCGGACATTACGACGTGGAGAACGGTGTCCGCGTTCGCGGATGCGACAACGGTTGGGCTTAGCAGGGGGCAGACCGACGCCAATCACTTCGGCTATACGCTGGCGGCCACGGTGGAAGGAGCGGGGTTCACGACGCAGACCGTGAGCGGCAGCAAGGTGAGGCTGAACATCACGCCTTCGTCCAGCTACACGATTTGGATTTCCTGCGCAAGCAGGCTGAACGCGCCGAACTATGATTCGGTGAGCCAGGCCAAGAGTCAGTTGAATGCAGTCAAGGGCACCGGCTATTCAACCACGTTAACGAATTATAAAAACTGGTGGCATGCGTTCTGGGCCAAGTCCTTCGTGCAATATTCCAACGCGGCCGGCGACGCAGATTACTTGGAGAACATCTATTACCTCGGCACCTATATGATCGCCGCCGGCGGATACGGCAACTATCCGTTTCACTTCATCAACGGGGTATTCAGCGCGGTCAAAGACGATGACAGCAGCAAGTGGAGCAACGCGTATTGGTACTGGAACCAGCGGGACATCTACAATTCCTTCCTCGCCTCCAACCATGCCGACATGATGAACGTGTTCAACAATATGTACAGCCGTAATTTCAGCGCGTTGAAGTCGTATACGATGACCCGGTACGGCATCGACGGCATCTGGGTGCCCGAGACGATGGGGTGGAACGGCAGCGCGGCCGGGACGATCGGCAGCGATTTCGTGAACGACATCTATTCGACCGGCGCGGAAGCGGCGCTTAACATGTATGCCCAGTATAAATACACCAACGACTCGGCCTACCTGAGCGGTACGGCGTATCCGTTCATGAAGGAAGTCGCGAAGTTCTACGCGGGCAAGCTGACTCTCAATAGCAGCACCGGCAAGTATGAGATGGCTTCTTCCAATGCGCATGAAACCTATTGGGACGTCCAGAACGCGATTACGGATCTGGCTGCCGTACGAAGCCTCTTCCCGAAAGTCATCCAGTCGAGCCAGACGCTGGGCCTCGACGGCACGCTTCGCGCCCAGTGGCAGAATATCCTGGACAACTTGGCGTCTTATCCAGTTGACCCGAGCGATCCGAACAAGTACTTCCCGCACACGCCGCCGGCTTCCACGATCCGCAACGGGGAGAATATCGTGCTGGAATTGCTCTGGCCTTACAGCGTCAGCGGCATCGGGGCGTCCGATTACCAGAAGCTGGTCAACAATTTCAACAGCCGCATCTTCACCTACGGCGCCATCTGGGATCCCGGCGCGATTCAAGCGGCGCGGCTCGGACTCGGCGACAGCGCCTTCCAAGGGATGAAGACGATGCTTCAGCGTTACCAGACGCTGCCGAACGGACGGACGAACGATTCGAACGGCGAGTTCGAGTATCTGGGCGTGCATTTGTCCGCGGTCAACGAGTCGCTGCTGCAAAGCTATAACGACAAGATCCGCGTCTTCCCGGCGCTGCCGAGCGACACGAACTTCAACGCCAAATTCACGCTGCTTGCCAGCGGCGGATTCCAGGTAAGCGCGGAGAAGGAAAGCAATGAAATCAAATACGTAGGCATCAAGAGCCTGTACGGCAATCCCGCTACCGTGGTGAATCCGTGGGGCACGCAGCAAGTACAGGTGAGAAGAGCGTCGGACAACGCAATTATTATGACCTCCTCCAGTGCCGAGCTCAGCTTCAATACCGCAGCCAATACGGTGTATGTAGTGGAACGTACGGCGAAGCCGCTTAGCAGCTACACGTATACTTCGCTTACCGGCACGGCGAATCAGGGCGCGAAGGCGCTCGGCGGCACGGCCAGCGTTCTCGGCTCCTCCGCGAGTTCCGGCGGAACCGGCGGACTGGTCAATGACGATGCGTCTGCCGGATTCGCCTACGGCAGCGGATGGAATAACAGCGACGGCAGGGGACTGGGCGATTACAACGACGACATTCACTATGCGGTGACGAACGGAGCCACGGCCGAGTATACGTTCACGGGGACGGGCATCGATTACTACAGCGAGAAGAACAGCGACATGGGCAATGTGGACGTTTATATCGACAATGCGTTCAAAGCCAATGTCAATCTGAACGTCAGCGGTTCACGGCAGGTACAGCAGGTTGTCTACAGCATCACCGGTCTGGCGAGCGGAAGCCATACGATCAGGATCGTCAGCAAAACGGCACAGGTCGCCTCGATCGATGCCTTCAAGGTGTACACGGCGGGAAGCGGTGGCGGCAGCGGCAGCGCAGCTCCGATCGGATCGACGATTACGATGAAGGCGATGGCCAACGGCCTGTTCGTGACGGCCGACAATGCCGGAGCAGATCCGCTGATCGCGAATCGGACGGCCGCGGGGCCGTGGGAGCAATTCGTCGTGACTGACGCGGGCAGCGGCAAGATCGCGCTGCAGGCCGTGGCCAACAGCAAGTACGTGACGGCCTCGAACGGCGGCGCTGGCAGCTTAATCGCGAGCGCGACGACGATCGGCAGCGCCGAACGGTTCACTTGGGTCGCGAACAGCGACAATACGTTCTCGCTGCAAGCGGCGGCGAACGGTCAATACGTATGCGCCGACAATGCGGGGGCGAACCCGCTGATCGCAAACCGGGCGACGATCGGCGTATGGGAGAAATTCCAACTGTAA